One stretch of Amycolatopsis tolypomycina DNA includes these proteins:
- the yajC gene encoding preprotein translocase subunit YajC, producing MQQLLLPLLLVLVLAVPLVMSTRKQKKQQAAQQELQSSLAPGDRVMTTSGLYGTVADASGDTTIDIEIAPGVVTTWLRLAVREKVEPVVETEEDAADEVEETVEEPKAVEATAVKTDEPQTTAQVAPPLEHGKK from the coding sequence ATGCAACAGCTATTGCTGCCCCTGCTGCTCGTGCTCGTCCTCGCCGTGCCGCTGGTGATGAGCACCCGCAAGCAGAAGAAGCAGCAGGCCGCGCAGCAGGAACTGCAGAGCAGCCTGGCGCCCGGTGACCGCGTGATGACCACGTCCGGTCTGTACGGCACCGTCGCCGACGCTTCGGGCGACACCACGATCGACATCGAGATCGCCCCCGGTGTCGTCACCACGTGGCTGCGGCTGGCCGTCCGCGAGAAGGTCGAGCCGGTCGTCGAGACCGAAGAAGACGCCGCCGACGAGGTCGAGGAGACCGTCGAGGAGCCGAAGGCCGTCGAGGCGACCGCCGTCAAGACCGACGAGCCGCAGACCACCGCGCAGGTGGCGCCGCCGCTGGAGCACGGCAAGAAGTAA
- a CDS encoding cupin domain-containing protein: MTHFSAPGEGPELDSKDARITVKVGAEHTGGAYEVFEVDAPRGPSVPPHTEPWAKSFYVLHGRITVYVDGELHDLVPGASISIPAGAANTFTVHTPSAQFLAVCLTDGMGRFFRAVDQAAPERIPEIAGQHGIELVS, encoded by the coding sequence ATGACCCACTTCAGCGCCCCGGGCGAAGGCCCGGAACTCGATTCGAAGGACGCGCGGATCACCGTCAAGGTCGGCGCGGAGCACACCGGCGGCGCCTACGAGGTGTTCGAGGTCGACGCGCCGCGCGGGCCGTCGGTCCCGCCGCACACCGAGCCCTGGGCGAAGAGCTTCTACGTGCTCCACGGGCGCATCACGGTGTACGTGGACGGCGAGCTGCACGACCTCGTCCCTGGTGCGTCGATCAGTATTCCGGCCGGTGCGGCCAACACCTTCACGGTGCACACGCCGTCTGCGCAGTTCCTTGCGGTGTGCCTGACGGACGGGATGGGGCGGTTCTTCCGGGCCGTCGACCAGGCTGCTCCCGAGCGGATTCCGGAGATCGCCGGGCAGCACGGGATCGAGCTTGTGTCGTGA
- the secD gene encoding protein translocase subunit SecD, which translates to MAASAGHLRPGRYLALFALIVIVLYALVFLTGNHKPTPKLGIDLQGGTRVTLTARTPDGGQPTRESLNQARQIIERRVNGIGVSGTEVLLDGNNVVITVPGEQGDQAKNLGKTAKLGFRKVVSAATQPVVPPQPTTPPPATGTPTSGAPNSGAPTSGAPTSGTKPPATSTAPPTAGGGGAAGALAQQQSTTPAAPSSSAPPASTPAPAPAPSDGSVDAQTAQEIQAAKALRQNPQLIGADGQPNQELVAKAMAALTCAPNAKDPLEGNDDPKLPLVACGDNDTAKYLLEPEFLPGTEIADSTSGYDQQRGQWVVNLSFKSEGTKTWADFTSKNQGQQAAFVLDTQVVSAPNIQVAILDGNTQITGKFTQTEAKNLSDILKYGSLPLSFASSDATTVSATLGLASLEAGLIAGGIGLLVVFIYCLFYYRLLGVLTILSLALSGALVFAVLVLLGRWIGYTLDLAGIAGLIIAIGITADSFVIYFERLKDEIREGRTFRSAVPRGWVRARRTILASDAVSFLAAAILYVIAVGDVQGFAFTLGMSTVLDLVVVYLVTHPLVAMVSTSKNSFLSNPRHLGLGAVQQVGSQRKKSTSVGRANVKEA; encoded by the coding sequence GTGGCAGCTTCCGCCGGGCATCTCCGCCCGGGACGCTATCTCGCCCTGTTCGCCCTGATCGTGATCGTCTTGTACGCGCTGGTGTTCCTCACCGGCAACCACAAGCCGACCCCGAAGCTGGGTATCGACCTGCAGGGCGGCACCCGGGTCACGCTCACCGCCCGCACCCCCGACGGCGGCCAGCCGACCCGTGAGTCCCTGAACCAGGCCCGCCAGATCATCGAACGGCGCGTCAACGGGATCGGCGTCAGCGGCACCGAGGTCCTCCTCGACGGCAACAACGTCGTGATCACGGTCCCGGGTGAGCAGGGCGACCAGGCGAAGAACCTGGGCAAGACCGCGAAGCTGGGCTTCCGGAAGGTCGTCTCCGCCGCCACCCAGCCGGTGGTGCCGCCGCAGCCGACCACCCCGCCGCCCGCCACGGGCACCCCGACCTCGGGTGCGCCGAACTCGGGTGCGCCGACCTCCGGCGCGCCGACCTCGGGCACCAAGCCGCCGGCCACGTCGACCGCGCCGCCGACGGCAGGCGGCGGTGGCGCCGCCGGTGCCCTCGCGCAGCAGCAGAGCACCACGCCGGCCGCGCCGAGCAGCAGCGCCCCGCCCGCGTCGACCCCGGCGCCGGCTCCCGCGCCGTCGGACGGCTCGGTCGACGCGCAGACCGCGCAGGAGATCCAGGCCGCCAAGGCCCTCCGGCAGAACCCGCAGCTGATCGGCGCCGACGGCCAGCCGAACCAGGAGCTCGTCGCCAAGGCCATGGCGGCGCTCACCTGCGCGCCGAACGCCAAGGACCCCCTCGAGGGCAACGACGACCCGAAGCTGCCGCTGGTCGCCTGCGGTGACAATGACACCGCCAAGTACCTGCTGGAGCCGGAGTTCCTGCCGGGCACCGAGATCGCCGACTCCACCTCGGGCTACGACCAGCAGCGCGGCCAGTGGGTGGTGAACCTCAGCTTCAAGAGCGAGGGCACCAAGACCTGGGCCGACTTCACCTCGAAGAACCAGGGCCAGCAGGCCGCGTTCGTGCTCGACACGCAGGTCGTGTCCGCGCCGAACATCCAGGTGGCCATCCTCGACGGCAACACCCAGATCACCGGCAAGTTCACCCAGACCGAGGCGAAGAACCTCTCGGACATCCTCAAGTACGGCTCGCTGCCGCTGTCGTTCGCCTCGTCGGACGCGACCACGGTGTCGGCGACCCTCGGCCTGGCCTCGCTGGAGGCCGGCCTGATCGCCGGCGGCATCGGCCTGCTGGTCGTGTTCATCTACTGCCTGTTCTACTACCGGCTGCTCGGCGTGCTCACCATCCTGTCGCTGGCCCTGTCCGGCGCGCTGGTGTTCGCGGTGCTGGTGCTGCTCGGCCGGTGGATCGGCTACACGCTGGACCTCGCGGGCATCGCCGGCCTGATCATCGCCATCGGTATCACGGCGGACTCGTTCGTCATCTACTTCGAACGGCTCAAGGACGAGATCCGGGAGGGCCGGACCTTCCGGTCCGCGGTGCCGCGCGGCTGGGTCCGCGCCCGGCGCACCATCCTGGCTTCGGACGCGGTGAGCTTCCTGGCCGCGGCCATCCTGTACGTCATCGCGGTCGGCGACGTCCAGGGCTTCGCGTTCACCCTCGGCATGTCCACGGTGCTCGACCTGGTCGTCGTGTACCTGGTGACGCACCCGCTGGTGGCCATGGTGTCCACGTCCAAGAACAGTTTCCTGTCCAATCCGAGGCACCTGGGCCTCGGCGCCGTGCAGCAAGTGGGTTCGCAGCGTAAGAAGTCGACCTCGGTCGGCCGCGCGAACGTGAAGGAGGCCTGA
- a CDS encoding DUF1304 domain-containing protein, which produces MNVVAQVFAGVAVLVHLLAFVWEVVLFERPGVHEGIFRIPSVNLPATRLWSFNVGFYNLFLACGPVLGLILLHTGGVEAGRWLVLYCCGFMVLAGIALGVSDVLALSRPRGAGRGGALAQAMPPLGALVAALF; this is translated from the coding sequence GTGAACGTCGTTGCGCAGGTTTTCGCTGGGGTGGCGGTGTTGGTGCACCTGCTGGCATTCGTCTGGGAGGTTGTGCTGTTCGAACGGCCGGGGGTGCACGAGGGCATTTTTCGGATCCCGTCCGTGAATTTGCCCGCTACTCGGCTGTGGTCGTTCAATGTGGGGTTTTATAACTTGTTTCTTGCCTGTGGGCCGGTGCTTGGGTTGATCCTGCTGCATACCGGGGGTGTCGAGGCCGGGCGGTGGTTGGTTCTTTACTGCTGCGGGTTCATGGTGCTGGCCGGGATCGCCCTCGGGGTGTCGGACGTGCTGGCTCTCAGCCGCCCGCGCGGGGCGGGCCGCGGTGGCGCGCTGGCCCAGGCGATGCCACCGCTTGGTGCGCTGGTTGCGGCGCTCTTCTAG
- a CDS encoding RelA/SpoT family protein: MSQELDAAVPAKQGAQQNGQAAAQPAPPKPNGAAPNPSATRRVRARLARRITAQRAAPVKQVLEPLAVIHRELHPNADLGLLQRAYDVAEELHRNQRRKSGDPYITHPLAVATILAELGMDTTTLVAALLHDTVEDTGYAVESLKADFGEKVAELVDGVTKLDKVQLGSSAEAETIRKMVIAMAKDPRVLVIKLADRLHNMRTMRFLPPEKQARKARETLEVLAPLAHRLGMATVKWELEDLAFAILQPKKYDEIVRLVADRAPSRDIYLRSVITDLTSNLVSSRITAKVEGRPKHYYSIHQKMIVRGRDLDDIHDLVGVRILVEDVRDCYAAMGVVHALWQPVPGRFKDYIAQPRFGVYQSLHTTVIGPDGKPLEVQIRTYEMHRTAEYGIAAHWRYKETKGTHSGNAMDVDEMAWMRQLLDWQREAADPGDFLESLRYELAAREIFVFTPKGDVITLPVDSTPVDFAYAVHTEVGHRCIGARVNGRLVALERKLENGEVVEIFTSKAENAGPSRDWLQFAGSPKARAKIRQWFAKERRDEAIEGGKEAITKEIRKVGLPIQRLVSAESMGAVATELRHADISSLYAAVGEGHTSAKHVVQRLVALIGGVDAAEEELAERATPSTVTRRRGSNDVGVVVKGASDVWAKLARCCTPVPGDEILGFVTRGGGVSVHRTDCTNAGDLQSQPERLVEVEWAPSASSVFLVAIQVEALDRHRLLSDVTKVLADEKVNILSASVTTSRDRVAVSRFSFEMGDPKHLGHVLKVVRGVEGVYDVYRVTSAS, encoded by the coding sequence GTGAGCCAGGAGCTCGACGCCGCGGTGCCCGCGAAACAGGGCGCCCAGCAGAACGGGCAGGCGGCGGCACAGCCCGCGCCGCCGAAGCCGAACGGTGCGGCGCCGAACCCGTCCGCGACCCGGCGGGTCCGGGCGCGCCTCGCCCGGCGGATCACTGCGCAGCGCGCCGCCCCGGTCAAGCAGGTCCTCGAACCCCTGGCCGTCATCCACCGCGAGCTGCACCCCAACGCCGACCTCGGGCTGCTCCAGCGCGCCTACGACGTCGCCGAGGAACTCCACCGCAACCAGCGGCGCAAGTCCGGCGACCCGTACATCACCCACCCCCTGGCGGTCGCCACCATCCTCGCCGAGCTGGGCATGGACACCACCACGCTCGTCGCGGCGCTGCTGCACGACACGGTCGAGGACACCGGCTACGCCGTCGAAAGCCTGAAGGCCGACTTCGGCGAGAAGGTCGCCGAGCTGGTCGACGGCGTCACGAAGCTGGACAAGGTGCAGCTCGGCTCGTCCGCCGAGGCCGAGACCATCCGCAAGATGGTCATCGCCATGGCCAAGGACCCCCGGGTGCTGGTCATCAAGCTCGCCGACCGGCTGCACAACATGCGCACCATGCGCTTCCTGCCGCCGGAGAAGCAGGCCCGCAAGGCCCGCGAGACCCTCGAGGTGCTCGCCCCGCTGGCCCACCGGCTCGGCATGGCCACGGTCAAGTGGGAGCTGGAAGACCTCGCGTTCGCGATCCTGCAGCCCAAGAAGTACGACGAGATCGTCCGCCTGGTCGCCGACCGCGCGCCGTCACGGGACATCTACCTGCGCTCGGTCATCACGGACCTGACCAGCAACCTCGTGTCGTCGCGGATCACCGCGAAGGTCGAGGGCCGGCCGAAGCACTACTACTCGATCCACCAGAAGATGATCGTCCGCGGCCGCGACCTGGACGACATCCACGACCTGGTCGGCGTGCGGATCCTGGTCGAGGACGTCCGCGACTGCTACGCGGCGATGGGTGTCGTGCACGCGCTGTGGCAGCCGGTGCCCGGCCGGTTCAAGGACTACATCGCCCAGCCGCGGTTCGGTGTCTACCAGTCGCTGCACACCACGGTGATCGGCCCGGACGGCAAGCCCCTCGAGGTGCAGATCCGCACCTACGAGATGCACCGCACGGCCGAGTACGGCATCGCCGCGCACTGGCGCTACAAGGAAACCAAGGGCACGCACAGCGGCAACGCCATGGACGTCGACGAGATGGCGTGGATGCGCCAGCTCCTCGACTGGCAGCGCGAGGCCGCGGACCCGGGCGACTTCCTCGAGTCCCTGCGCTACGAGCTGGCCGCGCGCGAGATCTTCGTGTTCACCCCGAAGGGCGACGTCATCACGCTGCCGGTGGACTCGACGCCGGTCGACTTCGCCTACGCCGTGCACACCGAGGTCGGCCACCGCTGCATCGGCGCCCGCGTCAACGGCCGCCTGGTCGCGCTCGAGCGCAAGCTGGAAAACGGCGAAGTCGTCGAGATCTTCACGTCGAAGGCGGAGAACGCCGGCCCGTCGCGCGACTGGCTGCAGTTCGCGGGCTCGCCGAAGGCCCGCGCCAAGATCCGTCAGTGGTTCGCCAAGGAACGCCGCGACGAGGCCATCGAGGGCGGCAAGGAAGCCATCACCAAGGAGATCCGCAAGGTCGGCCTGCCGATCCAGCGCCTGGTTTCCGCGGAGTCCATGGGCGCGGTGGCCACGGAGCTGCGCCACGCCGACATCTCATCGCTCTACGCGGCGGTCGGCGAGGGCCACACGAGCGCAAAGCACGTGGTCCAGCGCCTGGTGGCCCTGATCGGCGGCGTCGACGCGGCGGAGGAGGAGCTCGCCGAGCGCGCGACACCGTCCACGGTGACCCGCCGCCGCGGCTCCAACGACGTCGGAGTGGTGGTCAAGGGCGCCAGCGACGTCTGGGCGAAGCTGGCCCGCTGCTGCACCCCGGTACCGGGCGACGAGATCCTGGGCTTCGTCACCCGCGGCGGCGGCGTATCGGTCCACCGCACGGACTGCACGAACGCCGGCGACCTGCAGTCCCAGCCCGAGCGCCTGGTCGAGGTCGAGTGGGCACCCTCGGCATCATCGGTGTTCCTGGTGGCGATCCAGGTCGAGGCACTGGACCGCCACCGCCTGCTCTCGGACGTGACAAAGGTGCTGGCGGACGAGAAGGTCAACATCCTGTCGGCATCGGTGACGACGTCCCGCGACCGCGTCGCGGTCAGCCGCTTCTCGTTCGAGATGGGCGACCCAAAGCACCTGGGCCACGTCCTGAAGGTGGTCCGCGGCGTGGAGGGCGTCTACGACGTGTACCGGGTGACGTCGGCTTCCTAG
- a CDS encoding helix-turn-helix transcriptional regulator, with the protein MWDGRAQGVRRDVAALATAGLGVAELHAAAIELVERVVPAELTCWASLDPDTAVISSMTSGRARIPGEYEPLLATYEYDGAQPHTFAELARRPVPVARLSDLPRRAVERSGRLTEVWRPLGLGHELRVVFRVDGTAWGAAGLVRRGEFGDREVEFLTSVAPALAAATRVAARIRRAGERAEPAIVVVGADGRQRAATAAAETWRSELDEIAPGRFAVMVRAVVTGARAAATGTFRARVRDAHGGWIVVHASRLVAGEDDGETVVTFDRASGAELLGVLLAAYGLTARERDVCREVLAGLSTTDIAARLAISAHTVQDHLKSVFGKVGVRSRGELTAALLH; encoded by the coding sequence GTGTGGGACGGCCGGGCACAGGGAGTGCGGCGGGACGTCGCCGCGCTCGCCACGGCGGGTCTCGGCGTCGCCGAGCTGCACGCCGCCGCCATCGAGCTGGTCGAGCGGGTGGTGCCCGCCGAGCTGACGTGCTGGGCGTCGCTCGACCCGGACACCGCCGTGATCAGCTCGATGACCAGCGGCCGGGCCCGCATCCCCGGCGAGTACGAGCCGCTGCTGGCCACCTACGAGTACGACGGCGCCCAGCCGCACACCTTCGCCGAGCTGGCGCGCAGGCCGGTACCGGTGGCGCGGCTGTCCGACCTGCCGCGCCGGGCTGTCGAGCGCAGCGGACGGCTCACCGAGGTCTGGCGGCCGCTCGGGCTCGGGCACGAGCTGCGCGTGGTGTTCCGGGTCGACGGCACGGCGTGGGGCGCGGCCGGCCTGGTGCGCCGCGGCGAGTTCGGCGACCGCGAGGTCGAGTTCCTGACGTCGGTCGCTCCGGCGCTGGCGGCGGCGACGCGGGTGGCCGCCCGCATCCGCCGTGCGGGGGAGCGGGCCGAACCGGCGATCGTGGTCGTCGGCGCGGACGGCAGGCAGCGGGCGGCCACCGCGGCGGCGGAGACCTGGCGCTCCGAGCTCGACGAGATCGCCCCCGGCCGGTTCGCGGTCATGGTGCGCGCGGTGGTGACGGGGGCCCGCGCGGCGGCGACGGGGACGTTCCGGGCCCGTGTCCGCGACGCCCACGGCGGGTGGATCGTGGTGCACGCCAGCCGGCTGGTGGCCGGGGAGGACGACGGCGAGACGGTCGTGACGTTCGACCGCGCGTCGGGTGCCGAGCTGCTGGGCGTGCTGCTCGCCGCCTACGGCCTGACCGCCCGGGAGCGCGACGTCTGCCGCGAGGTGCTGGCCGGACTGTCCACAACGGACATCGCGGCCCGGCTGGCGATCTCGGCGCACACGGTGCAGGACCACCTCAAGTCGGTGTTCGGCAAGGTCGGCGTCCGCAGCCGTGGGGAACTGACCGCGGCACTGTTGCACTGA
- the ruvB gene encoding Holliday junction branch migration DNA helicase RuvB → MEYEAVDEEEALSAWAQTGEENVEGTLRPRKLDEFVGQPRVREQLELVLESARRRGVPPDHVLLSGPPGLGKTSMAMIVAAELGAAIRITSGPALERAGDLAAMLSNLAPGDVLFIDEIHRIARPAEEMLYLAMEDFRVDVVVGKGPGATSIPLEIAPFTLVGATTRSGSLTGPLRDRFGFTGQMEFYTDAELELVVRRAATILDIPIDREGCAEIARRSRGTPRIANRLLRRVRDYAEVRADGKVTREVARAALAVYDVDELGLDRLDRAVLTALTRSFGGGPVGISTLAVAVGEEATTVEEVCEPYLVRAGMLARTPRGRVATASAWEHLGMVPPADLPGRPDQGGPSLFEQD, encoded by the coding sequence GTGGAGTATGAGGCGGTGGACGAGGAAGAGGCCCTCTCGGCGTGGGCCCAGACCGGCGAAGAGAACGTCGAGGGCACCCTGCGCCCGCGCAAGCTCGACGAGTTCGTCGGCCAGCCGCGCGTGCGCGAGCAGCTGGAGCTGGTGCTGGAGAGCGCGCGCCGCCGCGGGGTCCCGCCCGACCACGTCCTGCTGTCCGGCCCGCCCGGGCTCGGCAAGACGTCGATGGCCATGATCGTCGCCGCCGAGCTGGGCGCGGCCATCCGGATCACCTCCGGTCCCGCGCTCGAACGGGCCGGCGACCTGGCCGCGATGCTGTCCAACCTCGCGCCCGGCGACGTCCTGTTCATCGACGAGATCCACCGGATCGCCCGGCCCGCCGAGGAGATGCTCTACCTGGCGATGGAGGACTTCCGGGTCGACGTCGTCGTCGGCAAGGGCCCGGGCGCCACCAGCATCCCCCTCGAAATCGCGCCGTTCACGCTGGTCGGGGCCACCACCCGGTCCGGCTCGCTGACCGGCCCGCTGCGCGACCGGTTCGGCTTCACCGGCCAGATGGAGTTCTACACCGACGCGGAGCTGGAGCTGGTCGTCCGCCGCGCCGCGACGATCCTCGACATCCCGATCGACCGCGAGGGCTGCGCCGAGATCGCCCGCCGCTCGCGCGGCACGCCCCGGATCGCGAACCGGCTGCTGCGGCGCGTCCGCGACTACGCCGAGGTCCGCGCCGACGGCAAGGTGACCCGCGAGGTCGCCCGCGCCGCGCTGGCCGTCTACGACGTCGACGAGCTCGGCCTCGACCGGCTCGACCGGGCCGTGCTCACCGCGCTGACCAGGTCGTTCGGCGGCGGGCCGGTGGGCATCTCGACGCTGGCGGTGGCCGTGGGGGAGGAGGCGACCACCGTGGAAGAGGTCTGCGAGCCCTACCTCGTGCGCGCCGGTATGCTCGCCCGCACCCCGCGCGGCCGCGTCGCGACCGCGTCCGCGTGGGAACACCTCGGCATGGTGCCGCCCGCGGACCTCCCGGGGCGCCCGGACCAGGGCGGGCCGTCGCTCTTCGAACAGGATTGA
- the secF gene encoding protein translocase subunit SecF: MGVEELDTDAEGNAKVAAKPGKKESVFHRLYVGTGAFDVVGKRKRWYVFFGALVLVCLLSMIIRGFNLGIEFEGGTQIQMPANGTHGVITEEQAKESFQKALGHPATETQKVGTGNASTIQIRTETLNAADVAKLKQTLFQDLGPIGSNGQASVQAISDSAVSASWGGEISQKALIALAVFLVAVVIFLAVYFDLRMAAAALVSLLHDILVTAGVYSLIGFEVTPATVIGLLTILGFSLYDTVVVFDKVRENTRGLLGLTRRTYGEAANLALNQTLMRSFNTAFIALLPILGLLVVGYILLGSGTLQDLALVQLTGTLVGVLSSVALATPLLVDFKMRDPKYKQQAERVRQRRASQERKAAGEDFDASDDDALAKELRKEKAYAAAASVPARIQKQRPAGKPAGKRKR, encoded by the coding sequence ATGGGGGTCGAAGAACTGGACACGGACGCCGAGGGCAACGCCAAGGTGGCGGCCAAGCCCGGCAAGAAGGAAAGCGTCTTCCACCGGCTCTACGTCGGCACGGGCGCGTTCGACGTCGTCGGCAAGCGCAAGCGCTGGTACGTCTTCTTCGGCGCGCTGGTGCTGGTGTGCCTCCTGTCGATGATCATCCGCGGCTTCAACCTCGGCATCGAGTTCGAGGGCGGCACGCAGATCCAGATGCCGGCCAACGGCACCCACGGCGTGATCACCGAGGAGCAGGCCAAGGAGTCGTTCCAGAAGGCACTCGGTCACCCGGCGACGGAGACGCAGAAGGTCGGCACGGGCAACGCCTCGACCATCCAGATCCGCACCGAGACGCTGAACGCGGCCGACGTCGCCAAGCTGAAGCAGACCCTGTTCCAGGACCTGGGCCCGATCGGCAGCAACGGCCAGGCCAGCGTCCAGGCGATCAGCGACAGCGCGGTGAGCGCGTCCTGGGGTGGCGAGATCTCGCAGAAGGCCCTGATCGCGCTCGCGGTGTTCCTCGTCGCGGTGGTCATCTTCCTCGCGGTCTACTTCGACCTGCGGATGGCCGCGGCGGCGCTGGTCTCGCTGCTGCACGACATCCTGGTCACCGCGGGTGTGTACTCGCTGATCGGCTTCGAGGTCACCCCGGCGACCGTGATCGGCCTGCTGACCATCCTCGGGTTCTCGCTGTACGACACGGTGGTGGTGTTCGACAAGGTCCGCGAGAACACGCGCGGCCTGCTCGGGCTGACCCGCCGCACCTACGGCGAGGCCGCGAACCTCGCGCTGAACCAGACCCTGATGCGGTCGTTCAACACGGCGTTCATCGCGCTGCTGCCGATCCTCGGCCTGCTGGTCGTCGGGTACATCCTGCTCGGCTCGGGCACGCTGCAGGACCTGGCGCTGGTGCAGCTCACCGGTACCCTCGTCGGCGTCCTGTCGTCGGTGGCACTGGCGACGCCGCTGCTGGTCGACTTCAAGATGCGCGACCCGAAGTACAAGCAGCAGGCCGAGCGGGTCCGCCAGCGTCGCGCCAGCCAGGAGCGCAAGGCGGCGGGCGAGGACTTCGACGCCTCCGACGACGACGCCCTGGCGAAGGAACTGCGCAAGGAGAAGGCGTACGCGGCCGCGGCCAGCGTCCCCGCCCGGATCCAGAAGCAGCGCCCGGCCGGCAAGCCCGCGGGCAAGCGGAAGCGCTGA
- a CDS encoding adenine phosphoribosyltransferase, translated as MELDEALGLIAEVPDFPEPGVLFRDLSPLFADAGAFKAVTDALAGTLDPSVEALAGVEARGFLLAAAVGYARGLGVVLIRKPGKLPAVAGRVDYALEYGTATVELPAGVVRPGQRIAVLDDVLATGGTVAATGKLLEDAGAVVDSVSVVLELAALGGRGVLGDRKIHALRTC; from the coding sequence GTGGAGCTCGACGAAGCCCTCGGCCTGATCGCCGAGGTGCCGGACTTCCCCGAGCCCGGCGTGCTGTTCCGCGACTTGAGCCCGCTCTTCGCGGACGCGGGTGCGTTCAAAGCGGTGACCGACGCGCTGGCGGGCACCCTCGACCCGTCGGTCGAGGCGCTCGCCGGCGTGGAGGCCCGCGGCTTCCTCCTCGCCGCGGCCGTCGGGTACGCCCGCGGCCTCGGCGTGGTGCTGATCCGCAAGCCGGGCAAGCTGCCGGCCGTGGCGGGCCGCGTCGACTACGCCCTGGAGTACGGCACGGCCACGGTGGAGCTCCCGGCCGGCGTGGTCCGGCCGGGCCAGCGCATCGCCGTCCTCGACGACGTCCTGGCCACCGGCGGCACGGTCGCGGCCACGGGCAAGCTCCTGGAGGACGCGGGCGCGGTGGTCGACAGCGTGTCGGTGGTCCTGGAACTGGCCGCCCTCGGCGGCCGGGGCGTCCTGGGCGACCGCAAGATCCACGCCCTCCGGACCTGCTGA